From Aedes albopictus strain Foshan chromosome 1, AalbF5, whole genome shotgun sequence, one genomic window encodes:
- the LOC134284849 gene encoding facilitated trehalose transporter Tret1-like — translation MTRSSTESVVGNPSRKLPQYIAALAASGGALAAGTFLGWTSPAEIPLVQNEEYGFPINAEEFSWIGSMANLGAALMCFPIGILMKMVGRKWAMLLLVLPLMLGWLLIIFASNVAMLMVGRFFLGVGGGAFAISGPAYTAEISDPSIRGALGMFFQLFITLGILFGYAVGAAVSVQVLSIICAVIPIAFGAIFFFMPESPQYFIEKNRIEDASKSLKWLRGSHYDQSSELETLQAEDAKLRAEKITFLQCFQQRATIRALIISLGLVFFHQMSGVNAVIFYTTTIFDAANSGLDPTAATIIVGVIQVVATFLATIIVDKVGRRILLMISDFFMAVSTILLAVYFQLKEADETQVENLGWLPVLALCLFIAMFSIGYGPIPWLMIGELFANNVKAYVSPLGGAFSWLFAFLVTKVFTNLRDALGISGAFWLFSGISLVGTIFVFFIVPETKGISLVEIQRILSGEKVQGTKGHVNRAMEDDEK, via the exons ATGACACGCTCCTCAACGGAAAGCGTGGTCGGCAATCCCAGCCGGAAGCTGCCCCAGTACATCGCCGCACTGGCTGCGTCCGGTGGTGCCCTGGCAGCGGGAACCTTCCTCGGATGGACCTCGCCAGCGGAGATCCCGCTGGTGCAGAACGAGGAATACGGGTTCCCCATCAATGCGGAGGAGTTCTCCTGGATCGGGTCGATGGCCAATCTGGGCGCGGCACTGATGTGCTTCCCGATCGGGATTCTAATGAAGATGGTTGGCCGAAAGTGGGCCATGTTGCTGCTGGTGCTGCCACTGATGCTCGGATGGCTGCTGATCATCTTTGCGAGCAATGTTGCGATGTTGATGGTGGGGCGGTTCTTCCTCGGTGTTGGAGGTGGTGCGTTCGCTATATCGGGTCCGGCGTATACAGCTGAGATTTCCGATCCATCGATTCGGGGAGCGTTGGGAATGTTCTTCCAGCTGTTCATCACGCTTGGAATTCTGTTCGGATATGCAGTAGGTGCCGCTGTGAGCGTACAGGTGCTTAGCATCATTTGCGCCGTTATCCCGATTGCTTTCGGAGCAATCTTTTTCTTCATGCCCGAGAGTCCGCAATATTTC ATTGAGAAAAATCGGATCGAGGATGCATCCAAATCGCTCAAGTGGCTTCGAGGAAGCCACTACGATCAAAGTTCTGAGTTGGAGACGCTACAAGCAGAGGACGCTAAGCTGCGAGCGGAGAAGATCACTTTCCTGCAATGTTTCCAGCAGCGAGCAACAATTCGTGCGTTGATCATCTCCCTCGGGTTGGTGTTCTTCCATCAGATGTCCGGAGTGAACGCCGTCATTTTCTACACTACAACCATCTTTGATGCTGCGAACTCTGGACTGGATCCCACAGCGGCTACGATCATTGTTGGAGTCATCCAGGTCGTTGCCACCTTTCTGGCCACCATCATAGTCGACAAAGTTGGACGTCGGATTCTGCTGATGATCTCGGATTTCTTCATGGCTGTGTCCACGATCCTTCTCGCCGTGTACTTCCAGCTCAAGGAAGCCGATGAAACACAGGTGGAGAACCTGGGCTGGCTTCCGGTCCTGGCGCTGTGTCTCTTCATCGCCATGTTCTCCATCGGCTACGGTCCGATTCCATGGCTGATGATCGGGGAACTATTCGCCAACAACGTCAAAGCTTACGTTAGTCCACTGGGTGGAGCATTcagttggttgtttgctttcctcGTAACGAAGGTCTTCACCAACCTGCGAGATGCCCTTGGGATATCCGGAGCGTTCTGGCTGTTCTCGGGGATATCCTTGGTTGGTACCATCTTTGTGTTCTTCATAGTGCCGGAAACGAAGGGAATCTCGCTGGTGGAAATCCAACGGATTCTGTCCGGGGAGAAGGTGCAAGGGACTAAAGGTCACGTAAATCGAGCTATGGAAGACGATGAGAAATAG
- the LOC109402665 gene encoding uncharacterized protein LOC109402665, with amino-acid sequence MGNMMFMFPQDIKTARPFNSNGELPKRCASRYPEYEDFRMRLTSLNIIEQPQWNPVEIRLLALEGFFNPALDDYQPGISKLKCFCCGLVANTVGNTNQLYQIHARNDGPPDGDCGYLEYVMGSETCFDKGGGEGGWQSCMSCRLCSWEFQMES; translated from the exons ATGGGAAATATGATGTTTATGTTTCCCCAAGATATTAAAACCGCAAGACCATTCAATTCGAATGGAGAACTGCCAAAAAGGTGTGCCTCTCGGTATCCTGAATACGAAGACTTCCGGATGCGGCTGACATCGCTCAATATCATCGAACAGCCTCAGTGGAATCCAGTGGAAATACGACTCCTTGCACTGGAGGGATTCTTCAATCCTGCATTGGATG ATTATCAACCGGGCATTTCGAAGCTGAAATGCTTCTGCTGTGGGCTAGTTGCCAACACGGTAGGCAACACCAACCAGCTGTACCAGATTCATGCCAGAAACGATGGACCTCCGGATGGGGATTGCGGATACTTGGAGTACGTGATGGGCAGTGAGACTTGTTTCGATAAGGGTGGTGGAGAAGGCGGATGGCAATCGTGCATGAGTTGTAGGCTGTGTTCGTGGGAGTTTCAGATGGAATCATGA